The Thermosynechococcus sp. genome has a segment encoding these proteins:
- a CDS encoding 30S ribosomal protein S1, protein MVNQEKTLDVGFTHADFAALLDRYDYHFNPGDIVAGTVFSIEPKGALIDIGAKTAAYIPIQEMSINRIESPEEVLQPNETREFFILADENEEGQLTLSIRRIEYMRAWERVRQLQAEDATVRSQVFATNRGGALVRIEGLRGFIPGSHISTRVNKEELVGEELPLKFLEVDEERNRLVLSHRRALVERKMNKLEVGEVVVGTVRGIKPYGAFIDIGGVSGLLHISEISHDHIDTPHSVFNVNDQVKVMIIDLDAERGRISLSTKQLEPEPGDMVKNRQLVYEKAEEMAERYRQQLLQQQQQAAGETTEEGMEDIPEATEDDSAAPILQEA, encoded by the coding sequence ACGTGGGCTTTACGCATGCTGATTTTGCAGCCTTACTGGACCGGTACGATTACCACTTCAACCCCGGCGACATTGTTGCTGGCACCGTCTTTAGCATCGAACCAAAGGGTGCCCTGATTGACATCGGTGCGAAAACCGCCGCCTATATCCCCATTCAAGAAATGTCTATCAACCGGATTGAGAGTCCGGAAGAGGTACTGCAACCTAACGAAACCCGCGAGTTCTTTATCCTGGCGGATGAAAACGAGGAAGGGCAGCTTACCCTCTCAATTCGTCGCATTGAGTACATGCGGGCTTGGGAGCGCGTTCGCCAACTCCAAGCCGAAGATGCCACGGTTCGCTCCCAGGTCTTTGCCACCAACCGTGGGGGTGCCCTTGTCCGCATTGAAGGGCTGCGGGGCTTTATTCCCGGTTCCCACATCAGCACCCGTGTCAACAAAGAAGAGTTGGTGGGTGAGGAACTCCCCCTGAAGTTTTTAGAGGTTGATGAAGAGCGCAACCGCCTCGTACTCAGCCACCGCCGTGCCCTTGTCGAGCGCAAGATGAACAAACTGGAGGTGGGCGAAGTGGTGGTTGGAACGGTGCGTGGGATTAAGCCCTACGGTGCCTTCATTGACATTGGTGGTGTCAGTGGGCTGCTGCACATTTCTGAGATTTCCCACGATCACATTGATACCCCCCACAGTGTTTTCAATGTCAATGACCAGGTCAAGGTGATGATTATTGACCTGGATGCGGAGCGGGGTCGGATTTCCCTTTCCACGAAGCAACTGGAGCCAGAACCCGGTGATATGGTGAAAAATCGCCAGCTGGTCTATGAAAAAGCTGAAGAGATGGCAGAGCGCTATCGGCAGCAGCTCCTGCAACAACAGCAGCAGGCCGCAGGAGAGACCACTGAGGAAGGGATGGAGGATATTCCCGAGGCCACCGAAGACGATTCGGCGGCACCGATTCTTCAAGAAGCCTAG